A window of the Scylla paramamosain isolate STU-SP2022 chromosome 34, ASM3559412v1, whole genome shotgun sequence genome harbors these coding sequences:
- the LOC135090293 gene encoding transmembrane protein 222-like isoform X2 translates to MSESASSPESPVIIGKMDHRHHRYPCCIVWTPLPLLTWFLPFIGHMGIAYTSGVIRDFAGPYFVSEDNMAFGWPTKYWMLDPYRAHGGPAAFDNSIQLASQEYQGRMHNLFCDNCHSHVAMALNLMHYDGSSHWNMVKLCFLMLIHGKYVSFMGFIKTWLPFLFIAGGIVALVLLV, encoded by the exons ATGTCTGAGTCAGCCAGTTCCCCAGAGAGCCCCGTAATTATTGGCAAGATGGACCACCGTCATCACCGGTACCCCTGCTGCATTGTGTGGACGCCACTGCCGCTCCTTAC GTGGTTCCTGCCGTTCATCGGACACATGGGCATCGCGTACACTTCAGGAGTGATTAGGGACTTTGCAGGCCCTTACTTTGTATCGGAGGACAACATGGCATTCGGCTGGCCCACCAAGTACTGGATGCTGGATCCTTACCGGGCACATGGGGGGCCTGCAGCATTTGACAATAGCATCCAGCTCGCCTCACAGGAGTACCAGGGCAGAATG CACAATCTGTTCTGCGACAACTGCCACTCACACGTCGCCATGGCTCTCAATCTGATGCACTACGACGGCAGCTCTCACTGGAACATGGTTAAGTTGTGCTTCCTTATGCTTATTCATGGGAAATACGTCAG TTTCATGGGGTTCATTAAAACTTGGTTGCCATTCTTGTTCATTGCTGGAGGAATTGTGGCGCTGGTTCTGCTGGTGTGA